TCTAAGTCGTTGCGAACCACGAGGTCGACGAGGATTTGTGAGCTCACCGATCCGTATTTTCTAACTCGAGGGTTCCACAGGTGCGTGATCCGGTCGCTGAAAGTGGTCAGCATCTCTTCGCGCTCAGCGCGACCATGAGCCGGGATCAGCTTCCTGCCGAACACGGCCAAGGTCCCTGCTTTGCCGACGAGGGGTCTTCTGAGCAGCACGTCGCGTCGAAGTCCGGGCTCTGTGTTCTCTTCGATTGTGTCGACCAACGACAAGATCCGTTCAAGATGCTTCCGCGGAGTCTGCCCCCTGCTGGTCACGTTCGTTCCGTCGCCTCGATGGCGCAGCCAGTAGTACGGTTTGTCGGCAAGGATGGAGATGTGAGGGCTGTGCAGAAAAGCTTTCAACGCAAACGGTTGATCTTCGCCGATGGCAAATCCCGCGGGGAATCGTATGTTGTGCTCGTCTACGATCGTTCGGCGAAACAGCTTCTGAACGCTGAGAGTGGAGTTGGCTTTTGACTCTATGAAGTCAACCGCGTATTGGTTCGACGAGAATGGTTTTGACGGTACCGGGCGAGGGGGACCGTCACCGAACGAACCCAGTTTGCAGAGAACTACTCCGGAACCTGTTGTATCTGCCATGTGGACTAGTCGTTTGAGGGTGTCTCGGTCGAGTTTGTCGTCCGCATCAAGAAAGAAGAGGTATCGTCCGACCGCCTCATCGACGCCGCGATTGCGTGGTGCGGCAGCAGAGCCGCTGTTGGGGATTGAGAAGACTCGAAGGTCGGTCTTGTTCTCAGCGAGGTCGGACAGAATCGACAGCGATGAGTCCGTCGATCCGTCATCGACGGCGATGATCTCGTAACGGCCCTCCTCGAGCGTCTGTTGGCGGACGGAATCGATGGTTTCCACGATGAACTTCTCACAGTTGTATACAGGAATGATGACGCTGACATCGATGACAGCGTCGGCTCGCGAAGTATTCGGGGGCTGGCGCGGCGGGGAAGGGGACATTGAAACCTCCGGCGGAGATTTGTGGGGATGAAGAGGGGCTCTCAACCGCATGCTACTCCTGCAATAGACGGTTTGTGAGGCATAGTGCGTCCGCTCGCCCTCGTCGCTCGACAACGCTCAACTACTCAAAACCCCAGTAAGTATTGCCAAAATCGCAACTAGTGTGCAGACTGTATGGGTGGTCACGACGAACGAAGGCGCCCAGAGCGCACCGGAATCACTGGTCAGCCGTGTCCGCATCGCAATCAAAGACGCGAGGATCAACCACAGCGAGGTTGCCCGACGCATCGGTCTCGACGCGAGCAAAATGTCGAAATCCCTAGCTGGAACACGAAAATTCCGGGTCGAGGAGATCTCTCACATCGCCGAACTCACCGGGGTCACCACGGATTGGCTGACGACAGGGCGAACGGCACGGCCACCTCGGCGAACAATGGTCGCCGACGTTGCTCCCGCTCTCAGCGAATCACCCGCCGACGATTCCGCAGATGACCTCGCAGGTGATGCGCGCACGGCGCAAGCCGATGAGGGAGCGGCCCTCGGACCGGCGTCCGAACAGGACTGGATGTCGAAAGGCACCCGCAATCGGCTGAAGATCATCGCTGCGGCCTGGCGGCTCTATGCCGATCTCGGCATCGACAAGGTCCGCACCGAGGATGTCGCGGACTCGGCCGGAGTGACCTCCTCGACGGTGAACTATCACTTCCGGACGAAAGACCAGCTGCTGCAGGCAGCCCTGCGCTATTCGCTCGACGTCATCGCCGAGACGCGTCACCTCAACGACTCCGCCGACCCCATGGGCGTGCTCCGTCACTTCGCCCGCATTCATGCCGGAGTCGACCGGAAGATCCGGAGTGTGTGGTCGATCTGGCTCCAGTGCTGGGCCCGTGCAGCCACCGACGAAAGCGCCCGGGCGAACGTCACCGCCGTCTACGGCGAGTGGATGGACATGATCACCACGGTCATCGACGGCGGTCAGAGAGCCGGAACGATCCGGACCGGCGACACCGCGCTCATGGTCAAATCCCTGTCGATCTTCATCGACGGCCTGGGCGTGGCCCGCACCACCGAACACATGCCCATCACGGACGACGAGGCGCTGGCCATGCTTGAGAACTACTTGAGGGCTCACATCCTCAACAGCGACGCGTCCACCGACGACACCCGAACCCCGAAGTCAGACCGGGCCGCCGTAGTCGGTCGGCCCGAACCGACGTCTTAGGAAGAAGGCACATGAGAACACCGAACCGAAGACAAGCGCTGGGCGCGGGCCTTGCCGTGGCCGGCGCAGCGGGCTTGAGCGCCTGTGGCGGTGCGGAAGTCGGCGCCGCCGACGCCGGAGACCCCGTCAAGGGCGGGACCCTGCGCGTCGGGGTCACCGGCGGCAACTCCGCGGACACCGTCGACGCCCACATCCCGGTCAACAGCGGAGATATCGCCCGTACCGTCAACCTCTACAACTGTCTGCTGTCGCGGACCGATGACTACAAGATCCAGCCCGAGCTGGCAGAGTCGTTCGAACCGAATTCCGATTCGACCGTGTGGACAGCCACCCTACGCCAGGGCATCAAGTTCTCCGATGGACGCGACATCACCCCTGAAGACGTTGTCTTCAGCTTCGAAAGGATCAACGACCCCGACGATCCGAAGACTGCGTCGTCGAGCTTTACGATGCTCGACAAGGTCGTCGCCACCGGTGACAGGACCGTCGAGTTCAGGCTCTCTGAACCCAACGGCCTGCTCAACGATTCGGTATCCGAATACACGACTGGGATAGTCCCGTCCGACTACGATCCGAAGAACCCGGTGTGCTCGGGGCCATTCAAACTCAAGTCCCACAGTCCGGGGCAGTCGACGGTGCTCGAACGCAACGAGTACTACTGGAGGAACTCGACCTACCTCGACGACGTCTCCATCCTCAACTTCAACGACTCCGACGCCCTCATCAACGCACTCCTGTCCTCACAGGTCGATGCGATCGCGCAGATACCGCTGGCCCTTGTCGAGGTCATCGACGCCGACGAAAGAATGGCCATCCTCAACTCGAAGACGGGCATGTGGCTGCCGTTCACCATGCGCGTGGACAAGAAGCCCTTCGACGATGTCCGCGTACGCCAAGCCTTCCGCCTCGTCGTCGATCGAGAACAGATGATCGAACAGGTGCTGTCCGGCTACGGAACCATCGGCAACGACATGTTCGGGCCGCTCAGCGAGAATTACCCGAACTTCCCACAGCGCAAGCAGGACATTCCCAAAGCCAAGAAGCTTCTGGCTGAAGCAGGCTACCCCGATGGACTCGAAGTCGAACTCGTCACCGCGCCCATTCAATCCGGGACTGTCGAAGCGGCCCAGGTCTTCGCTCAACAGGCTGCGGCCGCAGGAATCACGGTGAAGATCCGCAAGGTGGATGCGACGACGTTCTTCGGCGACGAATACCTCAAGTGGGATTTTGCTCAAGACTTCTGGTATACCCGCGACTTCCTCCCGCAGTGCGTCTCGTGCGCGATGGATATCTCCCCGTTCAACGAAACTCACTGGGTCGACAAGGAGTTCTCCTCCATCGTGCAGAAGGCCCGCGGATTTTCCGAGAGCAGCAAGCGGAAGAACCTCGAACACGAAGCGCAGAAGATGCTCTACGACGAAGGCGGTTACATCATCTGGGGTTTCGCCAATCAGGTGGACGCCTATCAGAAGTACGTCGGCGGTCTGAAGGAGAACGCCACCGGCAGACCACTGGGCGGCTGGCGACTTGACCGCGTATGGATCGGAGAGGTGTGACATGTTCGGCAAAGTCATCGGTAAGCGGCTGATCTTTTCCGCATTCATTCTCCTCGCCGTGTCCCTGCTGGTCTTCGGCGCCACCCTGCTGCTGCCCGGCGATGCCGCCCGGGCAATCCTCGGCCAGCAAGCCACCCCGGAGCGCATCGCGGCCCTGAACGAGCAGCTGGGACTCAACGACCCGGCTTGGCTGCGCTACCTTCACTGGCTGGGTGGACTCTTCGTGGGCGACTTCGGAACCTCCTCGGCGTCGGGAGGCCCCGTCTCCGAACTGCTCGGGGACCGCCTCGGGGCGTCGTTCATTCTCATGGCGATCGCGGCTATCATCTCCGTGCCCTTGGGGATCGGGCTCGGCGTCTACCAGGCCCTTCACCGCGGGAAGCGCCGCGATCAGACAATGACCGGAATCTCCCTGGTGCTGGCGTCGATGCCGGAGTTCGTCATCGGCATCGGCCTCGTCGCTCTCTTCGCCACCTCGGTGTTCCAGATTCTGCCGGCAGTCACCCTGGCCCCGCCGGGAGATCCGGTGTGGAAACGGCCCGAGCAGCTCATCCTGCCGACGCTGACCCTCGTCCTCGTCGTCACCCCCTACATCGTGCGGATGATGCGGACGACGATGATCGAAGTCCTCGATTCCGGATTCGTTGAGATGGCTAGGCTCAAGGGTGTCCCGGAGAAGCGCGTGATCATGCGTCACGCCGTGCCCCACGCTCTCGGACCGGTCGCCCAGGTCGTCGCGATCCAGCTGGCCTGGTTGGCCGGCGGCGTGGTCGTCGTCGAGTTCCTGTTCCGCTACCCAGGACTCGGCCAAGCTCTCATCGACGCGGTGACCTACCGTGACGTGCAGGTCGTCCAGGCGATCTCCATGCTCGTCGCCGCAGTCTACGTCGTGGTGAATCTGGCGGCCGATGTCGTCGGCATCCTCACCAACCCGAAACTCAGGAGCGCAGCATGAGCACCGACGCCAACAGCCTTGATGACCTCAAGTCCGCGGCCACCGATGCCGCTGAGGTGCCCAAGGAATCCGCCACCACCTATGTTCCCTTCTACAAGCGTGTGCTCGCCCAGAAGCAGGGCAAGATCGGTCTGGCGATCACGCTGATCATCGTCGTCCTGGCCCTGTGCGGTCCTCTGCTGCTGCCCTGGGCAACCGGCAACACCTCCACCGAGTTCGTCACAAAACCATTCAGTCCCTATGGTCTGTTCGGTTCGGACAACCTCGGCCGCGATGTGCTCTCCCGGTTCCTGGCCGGGGGACTGACGCTCATCGTCTACGCGGCGCTCGCCACGGCGCTCGGCATGGTCGTCGGTGCGATCATCGGCATGCTCGCCGCTTACGTCGGCGGCACGTTCGACGCCGTCATCATGCGTATCAACGATGTCTTCCTCGCCATCCCACAGCTCGTGTTCGCCCTCCTGGCGATCACCGTGCTCGGACCGCAAGGGTGGGTGCTCGTGACCGTCATCGGCCTCACCCACGCGCCACGCATCGCCCGCGTCGCGAGGTCCGCGACTCTGGGCGTCATCACCGAGGACTACATCAAGGCCGCGGAGATGTATGCGATGCCCAGGTGGAAGGTGCTCATCCGTGAGCTGCTGCCCAACATCACCGGGCCGCTGAGCGTGGAGGCGGGCCTGCGCCTGACCTACTCGATCGGGTACATTGCGTCGCTGTCGTTCCTCGGACTCGGACTCCAGCCCCCAGCGTCCGACTGGGGCCTGATGATCAACGAGAACCGCATCGCCCTGTCCATCCAGCCCTGGGGTGTGCTGCTGCCGGTCATCGCGATCGCGCTGCTGACCATCGGCACCAATCTGCTCGCGGACTCTTTCGCCCGAGCCACCGCATCAACATCCGTGGAGGCATGATGAGCCCGAAGACACAGACCGTTCGCCATGATGATGCGAATGAACCGAACGAGAAGATCGTCCTGCGTGTCAGCGACCTGCGTGTGCTGACGAACGCCGGGGACGAGATCCTCCACGGAGTCGACTTCGCCCTGGCCCGGGGAGAGATCCTCGGACTCGTCGGCGAGTCCGGTTCCGGAAAGACGACGGCCGGCCTGGCCTGCATGGGGCACTTCCGGGAGGGCCTGAAGTTCGGGTCCGGATCCGTGAGCATCTGGCCGCGCGGGGATGCCACCCACCTCGAGGTCGGCGACCTCGACGAGGTGGCCCTGCGCGATCTGCGCGGATCCCGGATCGCGTACATCCCCAGGACCCCGCGCTCTCGCTCAACCCGGCCATGCGCGTAGGCGAGCAGATCCGGGAGGTCCTCGACATCCACGGCTTCGGCTCCTCGGAGAATGAGCGGGCCGATCGCGTCGCCGAGGTGCTCGTCGACGTCGGACTGCCCGGGGACAAGACGTATCAGAAGCGCTGGCCGCACCAGCTCTCCGGCGGTCAGCAGCAGCGCATCGGCATTGCCATGGCCTTCGCCATGTACCCCGATGTGCTCATCCTCGACGAACCGACGACCGGCCTGGACGTGTCCACGCAGTCGGTCGTGCTCGACACGATCCGGCAGATGACAGTGGCGAACAACGTCGCCGGTCTCTACATCACTCACGACCTCGCGGTGATCAAAGACATCTCCGACCGGGTGGCTGTGATGCTGCGCGGCGACCTCGTCGAAGAGGGGCCGGTGTCGGCAGTGCTCGAATGTCCGCAGCATGAGTACACGAAGATGCTCATGGCCGCCGTGCCCGATCTTGCCGGACGGAAGACGATCGGTGACGGGGCCGCGGAGGCGAAAGCCGTTGCCGATGTCGATGAGAAGACACATATCCTCGAGTCGGCGGGGGAGAAGCCTGGCGATGCGGACTCAGATCGGACCGGAACCGACGGGGCAGCCGCCTTGGCGGGGGACGGGGACGGCCGGGCCGCCTCGGCGAACGTGCCTCTGCTCGAGGTCAAGGACGTGGCACTCGCCTACGGGAAGGCGCAGATCCTCGACGGGATCAACCTGATCCTGGAGCCGGGGGAGTGCACGATGCTGCTCGGTGAATCCGGGTCGGGCAAGACGACCCTGTCGCAGTGCGTGGCCGGGCTCAATGACGACTACAAGGGCTCGGTGAAGCTGCGTGGGACGGAGCTGGCACGGTCGACGCGCAAACGCACGAACGAACAGCGCGTGGGCATCCAGTACGTGTTCCAGTCGCCGTTCTCATCTCTCAACCCGCGGCGGTCCATCGGTCAGTCGCTGACGGTGCCCTTGGAGATGAGCGGTCAGGGAACGGCCGCGAGCCGGAAAGCCACCGTCGAGGAGGCGCTGGATTCCGTGCGGCTGGGACGGACGTTCTATCATCGCCGTCCCGGTGACCTCTCCGGTGGTGAGCGGCAGAGGGCGGCGATCGCGCGTGCGCTGGTCAATGCACCGTCCGTGATGGTCTGTGATGAGATCACCTCGGCGCTCGACGTCAGTGTGCAGGCCTCGATCGTCGCGTTGCTGCGGAGACTGCGGGAGGAACGGCAGCTGGCGATGCTATTCGTCACGCACAATATCGCGCTGTCACGGCATATCGCTGATAACCTCGCGGTGCTCAACAAGGGCAAGATCGTGGACTACGGTCCGACGGCCTCGGTGCTGGAGGACCCGTCGCACGAATACACGCGGGCGCTGATCGCCGACGTGCCGAAGTTCTGAGGGCCGGGGGTACAGTGTGGGGCGGATAGCACCAGTTCGAACTGGTGCTATCCGCC
Above is a window of Brevibacterium siliguriense DNA encoding:
- a CDS encoding glycosyltransferase family 2 protein, with the protein product MRLRAPLHPHKSPPEVSMSPSPPRQPPNTSRADAVIDVSVIIPVYNCEKFIVETIDSVRQQTLEEGRYEIIAVDDGSTDSSLSILSDLAENKTDLRVFSIPNSGSAAAPRNRGVDEAVGRYLFFLDADDKLDRDTLKRLVHMADTTGSGVVLCKLGSFGDGPPRPVPSKPFSSNQYAVDFIESKANSTLSVQKLFRRTIVDEHNIRFPAGFAIGEDQPFALKAFLHSPHISILADKPYYWLRHRGDGTNVTSRGQTPRKHLERILSLVDTIEENTEPGLRRDVLLRRPLVGKAGTLAVFGRKLIPAHGRAEREEMLTTFSDRITHLWNPRVRKYGSVSSQILVDLVVRNDLDEIERVSASLRTRGFPSLEFDWELSQFFYRPLSGGPVSDLNVKMRTHLTRIKYTQGTAALSGEIGIQGVNEAPYSAELVAKHRQSGAEDPVQLDVSQTNKGIYGIRSRFQAQLDLRSLPEPGTWDVLVHARWGELELSEHLGHSKPKGIDTRPVLHGNPTHTAAFFTPAGNFAIDVGPTAVHLDSVHQIRPVQIGRFTVGRNEIIEVDAVPSDLISASAKTKRTKKSTEVKLVRHCGTRAAVIVPRSVTRKGPIDIVMFDAHGRSVTVTSKQQDELLGSQ
- a CDS encoding TetR family transcriptional regulator C-terminal domain-containing protein; this translates as MVTTNEGAQSAPESLVSRVRIAIKDARINHSEVARRIGLDASKMSKSLAGTRKFRVEEISHIAELTGVTTDWLTTGRTARPPRRTMVADVAPALSESPADDSADDLAGDARTAQADEGAALGPASEQDWMSKGTRNRLKIIAAAWRLYADLGIDKVRTEDVADSAGVTSSTVNYHFRTKDQLLQAALRYSLDVIAETRHLNDSADPMGVLRHFARIHAGVDRKIRSVWSIWLQCWARAATDESARANVTAVYGEWMDMITTVIDGGQRAGTIRTGDTALMVKSLSIFIDGLGVARTTEHMPITDDEALAMLENYLRAHILNSDASTDDTRTPKSDRAAVVGRPEPTS
- a CDS encoding ABC transporter substrate-binding protein, with translation MRTPNRRQALGAGLAVAGAAGLSACGGAEVGAADAGDPVKGGTLRVGVTGGNSADTVDAHIPVNSGDIARTVNLYNCLLSRTDDYKIQPELAESFEPNSDSTVWTATLRQGIKFSDGRDITPEDVVFSFERINDPDDPKTASSSFTMLDKVVATGDRTVEFRLSEPNGLLNDSVSEYTTGIVPSDYDPKNPVCSGPFKLKSHSPGQSTVLERNEYYWRNSTYLDDVSILNFNDSDALINALLSSQVDAIAQIPLALVEVIDADERMAILNSKTGMWLPFTMRVDKKPFDDVRVRQAFRLVVDREQMIEQVLSGYGTIGNDMFGPLSENYPNFPQRKQDIPKAKKLLAEAGYPDGLEVELVTAPIQSGTVEAAQVFAQQAAAAGITVKIRKVDATTFFGDEYLKWDFAQDFWYTRDFLPQCVSCAMDISPFNETHWVDKEFSSIVQKARGFSESSKRKNLEHEAQKMLYDEGGYIIWGFANQVDAYQKYVGGLKENATGRPLGGWRLDRVWIGEV
- a CDS encoding ABC transporter permease, which produces MFGKVIGKRLIFSAFILLAVSLLVFGATLLLPGDAARAILGQQATPERIAALNEQLGLNDPAWLRYLHWLGGLFVGDFGTSSASGGPVSELLGDRLGASFILMAIAAIISVPLGIGLGVYQALHRGKRRDQTMTGISLVLASMPEFVIGIGLVALFATSVFQILPAVTLAPPGDPVWKRPEQLILPTLTLVLVVTPYIVRMMRTTMIEVLDSGFVEMARLKGVPEKRVIMRHAVPHALGPVAQVVAIQLAWLAGGVVVVEFLFRYPGLGQALIDAVTYRDVQVVQAISMLVAAVYVVVNLAADVVGILTNPKLRSAA
- a CDS encoding ABC transporter permease → MSTDANSLDDLKSAATDAAEVPKESATTYVPFYKRVLAQKQGKIGLAITLIIVVLALCGPLLLPWATGNTSTEFVTKPFSPYGLFGSDNLGRDVLSRFLAGGLTLIVYAALATALGMVVGAIIGMLAAYVGGTFDAVIMRINDVFLAIPQLVFALLAITVLGPQGWVLVTVIGLTHAPRIARVARSATLGVITEDYIKAAEMYAMPRWKVLIRELLPNITGPLSVEAGLRLTYSIGYIASLSFLGLGLQPPASDWGLMINENRIALSIQPWGVLLPVIAIALLTIGTNLLADSFARATASTSVEA